A region of Reichenbachiella carrageenanivorans DNA encodes the following proteins:
- a CDS encoding four helix bundle protein: MYFNLSTNFLLSFRSACEVGTQSIIATRIELLKEKDFNLLNSEMQILQKMIFNLKKSL; encoded by the coding sequence TTGTACTTCAATTTATCAACAAACTTCCTCCTTTCTTTCAGAAGTGCTTGCGAAGTGGGAACTCAATCGATCATTGCCACTAGAATTGAATTATTAAAAGAGAAAGACTTTAATCTGTTGAATAGTGAAATGCAAATTCTTCAAAAGATGATCTTCAATCTCAAAAAGTCATTATAA
- the odhB gene encoding 2-oxoglutarate dehydrogenase complex dihydrolipoyllysine-residue succinyltransferase, whose translation MIEVKIPTVGESITEVTVSQWTKQSGDYVEMDEVICELESDKATFELNAEAAGILTIKVEEGETIEIGTVVCTIDESASAGASASAPAAKAESTPAPAASGKTGETLEMKVPTVGESITEVTIGTWMKQDGDMVELDEPIAEIESDKATFELAAEARGVLKIVAQEGDTIEIGALICKIEVVEGGAPAPVASTPDVTAETPTGTPGYAAGHPSPAAAKILAEKGIPAGDLAGSGVGGRITKDDAIAAQKSAPAVAPAKEAAPAVPAFGGGRTQTRKKLTPLRKTVAKRLVSVKNETAMLTTFNEVDMKPVMDLRKKYKDAFKDKYEVGLGFMSFFIKAACQALQEWPAVNAQIDGNEIVYNDFCDVSIAVSAPKGLVVPVIRNAESLSFNQVESEVVRLAKKARDNKLSIDEMQGGTFTVTNGGIFGSMLSTPIINAPQSAILGMHNIVERPVAINGQVEIRPIMYLALSYDHRIIDGRESVSFLVRIKELLEDPARLMLGI comes from the coding sequence ATGATTGAAGTTAAAATACCAACTGTTGGCGAATCGATCACTGAGGTGACCGTATCACAATGGACGAAGCAAAGTGGAGACTATGTCGAAATGGACGAAGTCATTTGTGAACTAGAATCAGACAAAGCTACCTTCGAACTTAATGCGGAAGCTGCTGGTATCCTTACCATCAAAGTAGAGGAAGGTGAAACCATAGAAATAGGGACAGTAGTATGTACTATCGATGAGTCTGCATCTGCAGGAGCATCTGCTTCGGCACCAGCTGCCAAGGCGGAGTCGACACCAGCCCCGGCTGCTAGTGGGAAAACTGGTGAAACGTTAGAAATGAAAGTACCTACAGTAGGAGAATCGATTACTGAGGTAACTATAGGCACTTGGATGAAACAAGATGGCGATATGGTAGAGCTAGATGAGCCAATCGCTGAAATCGAATCAGACAAAGCCACTTTCGAATTGGCTGCGGAGGCTAGAGGCGTGCTGAAGATCGTAGCCCAAGAAGGCGATACGATCGAAATCGGTGCGTTGATTTGCAAAATAGAAGTAGTAGAAGGAGGTGCTCCTGCACCAGTTGCATCTACTCCTGATGTAACTGCCGAAACTCCTACTGGTACACCAGGATATGCTGCGGGTCACCCATCACCAGCAGCGGCTAAGATATTGGCAGAAAAAGGAATCCCAGCGGGAGACCTAGCGGGTTCTGGCGTAGGGGGTAGAATTACCAAAGATGACGCAATAGCTGCTCAGAAATCTGCGCCTGCAGTTGCACCAGCTAAAGAGGCTGCCCCGGCAGTACCTGCTTTTGGCGGTGGCAGAACACAGACTAGAAAGAAGTTGACTCCGTTGAGAAAAACGGTAGCCAAGCGTTTGGTTTCTGTGAAGAATGAAACGGCGATGCTGACTACTTTCAACGAAGTAGATATGAAACCTGTAATGGATCTTCGTAAAAAATATAAAGATGCCTTTAAAGATAAATATGAAGTAGGTTTAGGCTTCATGTCTTTCTTTATCAAAGCGGCTTGTCAAGCTTTGCAAGAGTGGCCAGCAGTGAATGCACAAATCGATGGTAATGAGATCGTATACAATGATTTCTGTGATGTGTCCATTGCGGTTTCTGCGCCTAAGGGTTTGGTTGTTCCTGTGATTAGAAATGCAGAATCTCTGTCATTCAATCAAGTAGAAAGCGAAGTTGTAAGATTGGCTAAAAAGGCTAGAGATAACAAATTGAGCATCGACGAAATGCAGGGAGGCACCTTTACGGTGACCAATGGAGGTATCTTTGGGTCTATGCTTTCTACTCCGATCATCAATGCTCCTCAGTCTGCGATTTTGGGCATGCACAATATCGTAGAGCGACCTGTAGCGATCAATGGTCAGGTGGAAATCAGGCCGATCATGTACTTGGCACTTTCTTACGATCATAGAATCATCGATGGACGTGAGTCTGTAAGCTTCTTGGTGAGAATTAAAGAATTATTAGAAGATCCTGCTCGATTGATGTTAGGTATCTAA
- a CDS encoding 1-aminocyclopropane-1-carboxylate deaminase/D-cysteine desulfhydrase, with product MFEVSSPTPIQALALPILEKKGVEVFVKREDQIDVEISGNKWRKLKYNLIEAKTHGYGHILTFGGAYSNHIAATAAACKRFGFQAIGLIRGDELNSQSNSTLQKAAADGMQLEFISRSQYQRRNDIEWLTELSTKHRAYIIPEGGSNPLAIQGVAELVDEITQDFDYLVCPVGTGGTLAGISSRLKKHQTALGISTLKGEKYLEELITNLVGRTSGWQLFHGYHFEGYAKFDSHLIKFINEFYQTTHIPLDPIYTGKMMYALIDMIKKDKFAPGTKIISLHTGGLQGIYGFNQQHNNLLKT from the coding sequence ATGTTTGAAGTATCTAGCCCAACTCCCATACAAGCACTCGCACTTCCCATACTAGAGAAAAAAGGTGTCGAAGTATTTGTGAAACGGGAGGATCAAATAGATGTTGAAATATCAGGCAATAAATGGCGCAAACTCAAATACAATTTGATCGAAGCGAAAACCCATGGGTATGGACATATACTCACTTTTGGCGGAGCCTACTCCAACCACATAGCGGCCACCGCAGCAGCCTGTAAGCGCTTCGGTTTTCAGGCTATCGGCCTTATCAGAGGCGATGAGCTCAACAGCCAATCCAACTCTACTCTACAAAAAGCTGCCGCAGATGGTATGCAGTTAGAATTTATCTCCAGAAGTCAATATCAGCGTAGAAACGATATCGAGTGGCTCACCGAGTTGAGCACAAAACATCGAGCCTATATCATCCCTGAGGGAGGGTCTAATCCTCTAGCTATACAAGGAGTAGCCGAACTTGTGGATGAAATCACTCAAGACTTTGACTACCTTGTGTGCCCTGTAGGCACTGGAGGCACGCTAGCAGGTATATCTAGTCGCCTAAAAAAGCACCAAACAGCACTAGGTATCAGCACACTCAAGGGAGAAAAATATTTGGAAGAACTAATTACTAACCTAGTAGGTCGTACATCAGGTTGGCAACTTTTTCATGGTTACCACTTTGAGGGATACGCCAAGTTTGATAGTCATTTAATTAAATTTATCAATGAATTCTATCAAACTACTCATATCCCATTGGATCCCATCTACACAGGAAAAATGATGTATGCTCTCATCGATATGATCAAAAAAGACAAATTTGCCCCTGGTACAAAAATCATTAGTCTGCACACAGGAGGGCTGCAAGGCATCTACGGGTTCAACCAACAACACAACAATCTGCTCAAAACATGA
- the lpdA gene encoding dihydrolipoyl dehydrogenase, producing the protein MKYDVTVIGSGPGGYVAAIRCAQLGFKTAIVEKYNTLGGTCLNVGCIPSKALLDSSEHFHNAEHTFKEHGIDIPAPKVNFKQMIARKGDVVQQNTDGIQYLMKKNKIDVFHGHGSFVDKNTIKVAGEKEETISTDKVIIATGSKPSSLPFINIDKKRVITSTEALELKEIPKHMIIIGGGVIGLELGSVYKRLGAEVSVVEFFDRIIPGMDGTMSKELTKSLKKLGVKFYLKHKVTGVEAKGKDVIVKADTPKGEVLELKGDYCLVSIGRRAYTDGLGLENVGIATDKAGRIETDAHLKTSVDNIFAIGDVVKGAMLAHKAEEEGVLVAEQLAGQKPHINYNLIPGVVYTWPEVAGVGQTEEQLKEEGKAYKIGSFPYKALGRARASMDTDGLVKILADKATDEILGVHIIGARAADMIAAGVTAMEFRASAEDVSRMSHAHPTYMEAVKEACLAATDARPIHM; encoded by the coding sequence ATGAAATACGACGTAACTGTAATCGGATCTGGCCCTGGAGGCTATGTAGCAGCCATCAGATGTGCACAATTAGGATTCAAAACTGCGATAGTAGAAAAATATAATACCCTTGGAGGAACCTGTTTGAACGTGGGATGTATCCCTTCCAAAGCATTGTTGGACTCTTCTGAGCATTTTCACAATGCGGAGCATACTTTTAAGGAACATGGGATTGATATTCCAGCACCTAAAGTAAACTTCAAGCAGATGATTGCTCGTAAAGGCGATGTGGTACAGCAGAATACGGATGGCATTCAGTATTTGATGAAGAAAAACAAGATTGATGTTTTTCACGGTCATGGATCGTTTGTGGATAAAAACACCATCAAAGTAGCTGGCGAGAAAGAAGAAACTATTTCTACAGATAAAGTGATTATTGCTACTGGGTCTAAACCATCTTCTCTTCCTTTTATCAATATTGATAAAAAGAGAGTGATCACCAGTACTGAAGCTTTGGAATTGAAAGAAATCCCTAAGCACATGATCATCATCGGTGGTGGTGTGATAGGATTGGAGTTGGGTTCTGTATACAAAAGACTAGGAGCAGAGGTATCTGTGGTTGAGTTTTTCGACAGAATTATCCCTGGGATGGACGGCACTATGTCTAAGGAGTTAACCAAATCATTGAAAAAATTGGGAGTAAAATTCTACCTCAAACACAAAGTAACGGGAGTAGAAGCCAAAGGAAAGGACGTAATCGTGAAGGCGGATACGCCTAAAGGTGAGGTGCTTGAGTTGAAAGGGGATTATTGTTTGGTATCTATTGGTCGAAGAGCCTATACTGACGGTTTAGGATTAGAAAATGTAGGAATAGCTACAGACAAAGCAGGTCGCATCGAAACGGATGCTCATCTGAAAACTTCTGTGGACAATATCTTTGCGATTGGTGATGTGGTAAAAGGAGCTATGCTGGCGCATAAAGCCGAAGAAGAAGGCGTATTGGTCGCAGAGCAATTAGCCGGACAAAAGCCACACATTAACTATAACCTGATTCCTGGCGTGGTATATACATGGCCAGAAGTGGCCGGTGTAGGCCAGACCGAAGAGCAACTGAAAGAGGAAGGCAAAGCTTACAAAATAGGCTCATTCCCGTATAAAGCCTTGGGCAGAGCCAGAGCGAGTATGGATACGGACGGCCTTGTCAAGATATTGGCGGATAAGGCAACCGACGAGATTTTAGGCGTGCATATCATTGGTGCTAGAGCTGCAGATATGATTGCAGCAGGTGTCACGGCCATGGAATTTAGAGCTTCGGCAGAGGACGTGTCGCGGATGTCACACGCACACCCTACCTATATGGAAGCTGTAAAGGAAGCATGCTTGGCAGCTACCGATGCTCGTCCTATTCATATGTAA
- a CDS encoding adenylate/guanylate cyclase domain-containing protein has protein sequence MKWKRNLYDWFFVVAAWVIACMGITATGIFFQHLMFRFIDIPMTPANQEYIDYFISGYQYMEGGMFGLLFGTVFYFVYWLAENTELRKKSFGKIMLIKTVLYLIGFSLVFAIVFFVLFLIDVTPVSNINDLKEVLASWPFYIAFGSILTIFSVIINFVLEVSKKYGPGNLLVMFMGKYHQPVIENRIFMFLDLKDSTAYAEKLGHIKYSSLIQTCFFYLNEIVFAHKAQIYQYVGDEAVLTWNSSDANASELSIKLFFAFRDKLHSKAAKFEQNFGFVPAFKAGINEGSVTVAEVGYIKRDIAYHGDVLNTGARIQSMCSQFNRSLLVSEHFAQATQNIKQFRQEFLGEIALKGKEKAVNIYAIEQT, from the coding sequence ATGAAATGGAAAAGAAATCTATATGATTGGTTCTTTGTCGTCGCCGCATGGGTAATAGCATGTATGGGCATTACTGCCACGGGTATCTTTTTCCAACACTTGATGTTCCGTTTTATCGACATCCCCATGACGCCAGCAAACCAAGAGTATATAGACTACTTTATTTCTGGCTATCAATATATGGAAGGAGGTATGTTTGGGCTGCTTTTTGGTACAGTTTTCTATTTTGTTTACTGGCTGGCTGAAAATACAGAACTCAGAAAAAAGTCTTTTGGGAAGATCATGCTGATCAAAACCGTACTCTACCTCATTGGTTTTTCCTTGGTATTTGCGATTGTTTTTTTCGTCCTTTTTCTCATCGACGTGACTCCAGTGAGTAACATCAACGACCTCAAAGAAGTCTTGGCTAGCTGGCCTTTTTATATAGCCTTTGGGTCTATACTCACCATATTCTCCGTTATTATCAACTTCGTATTAGAAGTCAGTAAAAAATATGGCCCTGGCAATCTATTAGTGATGTTTATGGGCAAATACCACCAACCGGTGATCGAAAATCGTATCTTCATGTTTTTGGATCTCAAGGACTCTACCGCTTACGCGGAAAAGCTTGGCCACATTAAATATTCTAGCTTGATCCAGACCTGCTTCTTTTATCTCAACGAAATCGTATTTGCACACAAAGCACAAATCTATCAGTATGTAGGAGACGAAGCCGTCTTGACTTGGAATTCGTCGGACGCTAATGCTTCTGAGCTCAGCATCAAACTATTCTTTGCTTTTCGCGACAAGCTGCATTCAAAAGCTGCCAAGTTCGAGCAAAACTTCGGGTTTGTACCAGCATTTAAAGCAGGTATCAATGAAGGCTCCGTAACGGTGGCCGAAGTCGGCTATATCAAGCGAGATATTGCGTACCACGGAGACGTGCTCAATACAGGTGCTCGCATTCAATCTATGTGTAGTCAGTTTAACAGGAGCTTATTGGTCTCTGAGCATTTCGCTCAAGCAACACAAAACATAAAGCAATTCAGACAGGAGTTTTTGGGTGAGATCGCCCTCAAAGGCAAAGAGAAGGCAGTCAATATCTACGCCATAGAGCAGACATAA